Sequence from the Pseudomonas sp. LS.1a genome:
GAGACACGGTGTGCCGTGGCTGCAAGCGGTTCCACCACGAAGTGATCCACTGGAACGGCTACGACGATGCGCAGAAGCGCGCCGTGTGGCTGCGCCTGGAGCAACTGCTGGTGCAGGTGATGATGGCCAAGCTGGAAGTGTTCGACAAAGGCCTGCTGCGCCAGCAACTGGAGCAGCGCTCCATCCGCTTTGTCGAGCAGCAGTCGGAATATTGCTGGGCGTACCAGCTGATTGCCCGCGGGGCGCGGATGATCCGTGACCTGGAGGCCTACGGCATGGTGCTGCTGCCGGAATTTCGCGACTGGGAGCTGCCGCAGCTGCGTGACGCCATCGACCGCGAGTTTTTCCTGCTTTCAGAAGCGCATTACCAGCGCTATATCGCCCCCGGCTTCCTGCGCGATGCCTTGGAGGCGGGGCAAGGCTGAAGCCTTGTAATGACTCTGCCGACCTCTTCGCGGGTAAACCCGCTCCCACAGGTACAGCACTGCGCTCGAGTGCAGTGGGAAACTGTGGGAGCGGGTTTACCCGCGAAGAAACCGGCAAATGACTTGAATCAGTCGCCGGTATATTCGCAACCGCTGGTGCAGGTTTCGTGGATGCGCACCTTCGACAGCTCCGGCAGCAGCGGCTTGACCTGGTCCCAGATCCACTTGGCGATCACTTCGCTGGTGGGGTTTTCCAGGCCCGGGATGTCGTTCAGGTAGTTGTGGTCCAGCTGCTCGTAGATCGGCTTGAAGATCGCCTTGATCTCGGCGAAGTCGCGGATCCAGCCGGTGTGCGGGTCGAGCGGGCCGGTCAGGTGCAGGCCGACCTTGAACGAGTGGCCGTGCAGGCGGCCGCATTTGTGCCCGGCTGGGACGTGAGGCAGGCGGTGGGCCGATTCGAATGTGAATTCCTTGAAGATTTCCACGCTGTCATAACTCTATGTGAATCAAGAATGCGCGCAGTCTACCAGCATGGCCGCTACAAGGCTTGCAGGCGTTCATGCAACCGCCCGGTGGCAATCAGCTCCAGCAGCTCGTCGCCCAGCCGCTGGCTCTCGGCAATGGCCTTGTACCAGTAGCGCCTGCGCCCAGGCGCATCGCCCATGAAGCGCTTGAAGTCGTTGCGGTCGGGCAGCTTGCCGTAGGGCAGGGCCGCCAGGTACTGCGGCGAGGGGGTCATCAGCAGCACGTTCTGCAGGCGGGTAGCATCGCCCTTGCGCCATGGCAGGGCCTTGTCGAACCAGCCGGGTACGACCTTGTCGGTGAAGTGCGGGTACAGCACCAGGTCGTCGCCGCGGTAGGGCAGGTCGAGGTGGTAGTCGAGCAGGCCGCCGTCGCGGTAGGTGCCTGCACCTGCACCGGGGATGTCTTTCACACCTTCCATGACCATAGGGATGGAACCGGAGGCGAGCAGGGCGTGGCGCAGGTTGGCCAGGTCCAGCGGCAGGCAGCGCGAGGGGAAGTCGGTCAGCGTGTCGAGCGGCGGCGCGGCGCGGCCGTCGTGCAGGATGATGCGCTCGAAGTGCCGGGCCAGGCGCGAACGGCCGAGCAGGTTGCTGGCGATCACCGAACCCAGGCCGAGGCCCAGGCGGCCGCGATGGTCGTGAGCAAGCTGGCCATGGCTCTTCACCACCAGGATGTTCAGGCGATAGTGTGGGTTGGCCAGCAACTGGCCGTCACGACCTTGCAGCAGGTCATCGAGCATGTGTTGGCAGCTGCGGCTGATTTCGGCAGGGGTGACGCCCTTGGCGAAATCCTGCTCGGTGTACAGCTCGCCCAGGCGACGGATGCCTGCAACCGGGTCTTCCAGGCAGGCACTGGCGAAGCGCCAGGCGCCGATCGAGGCACCGATCAGCGCACGCTGGCGTGGTGCCGACGGCAGCCATTCACCGAACAGCGCCAGGTCCAGGCCCTGGATGCCCAGCGGTTTCGGCCCGCCTGCCGCACCCGGCAGTACACCGACATCGGCCGCCTGCAGGCCGCGCTCGCGGATCTGCCGCATGGCTCGCTGGCCAGCCTTGAAGGTGAGGGCGGGATATTTGATGTGAATGGCGCTCATGGCGGGACTCTTGGACGACAGACGGGTCATTATAGGGCTTCAGGCGAATACCCTGTGGGAGCGGCTTTAGCCGCGAAGAAGCCAACGCGGTGGATGGCACCGGCTGCGCCGGTGTTCGCGGGTGAACCCGCTCCCACAGGGGGGCGCAGGATTGGGTGATGGCGAGACAGTAGCCTGACCTGCGCTATCATGCCGCCAGTTGTTTTCAGGTTGAATTAAGGACCGGTGGTTAATCTTAACCCCGTAGACAACTTGTACAGTTCTCAGGAGAGAAGAACGATGAAACCCTTGACTGCCCTGTTCACCGTCGCCGCCGCCCTTGCCCTGGGTGCCCATTCCGCCATCGCCAAGGATGTGCAGCCCGACGAAGTGGTCAAACTGGTCAACGCCAAGACCGTCAAGTCGCTGGACGAACTCAAGGCCGCCGCCGTGGCCAAGCACCCCGGCGCCACCGTCACCGACTCCGAGCTTGAAGACGAGTACGGCCGCTACATCTACAAGGTCGAGCTGCGCGACACGCAGAACGTCGAATGGGACGTGGCGCTGGACGCCAGGACCGGTGAAGTGCTGAAGGACGAGCGGGATAACTGATGATCCACCTACCGCGGCCGGCGCGCTACCTCGCGCTGGCGCTGCTGGCGGTCTGTTCCCTGGCCGTTGCCCGCGACCTTGACCAGGACGAAGCCCTGGAACTTCGCCAGAAGGGCATCATCCTGCCGCTCGAACATCTGCTGGAAACCGCCCTGGGGCGTCACCCCGGGGCGCGTCTGCTGGAGGCCGAGCTGGAAGAAGACGACGGTCGCTACGAATACGAAGTCGAGGTGCTGACGGCTGAAGGTGTGGTGCGCGAGATCAAGCTCGACGCCAGCAGCGGTGCCCTGCTCAAAGACGAGGAAGACGACTGAATGCGCCTGTTGCTTGTCGAGGACAATGTGCCGCTGGCCGATGAACTGACCGCCGGCCTGCAGCGCCAGGGCTACGCCGTGGACTGGCTGGCCGACGGCCGTGACGCGGTGTACCAGGGCCAGAGCGAACCTTACGACCTGATCATCCTGGACCTTGGCCTGCCAGGCTTGCCGGGCCTGGAGGTGCTGGCCCAGTGGCGCGCTGCAGGCCTGGTCACGCCGGTGTTGATCCTCACCGCCCGTGGCTCGTGGGCCGAGCGTATCGAAGGGCTGAAGGCCGGGGCCGATGACTACCTGAGCAAACCTTTCCACCCCGAAGAACTGCAGCTGCGCATCCAGGCGTTGTTGCGGCGTGCCCGTGGCCTGGCCAACCAGCCGACGCTGGAAGCGGCCGGCCTGCAACTGGACGAAAGCCGGCAATGCGTGAACCGTGACGGCGTGGATATCCAGCTGACCGCTGCCGAGTTTCGCCTGCTGCGTTACTTCATGTTGCATCCGCAACAGATCCTGTCCAAGAGTCACCTGGCCGAGCACCTCTACGACGGTGAAACCGAGCGCGACTCCAACGTGCTGGAGGTGCACGTCAACCACTTGCGGCGCAAGCTGGGCCGCAGCGTCATCGAGACCCGCCGCGGGCAAGGCTACATCTACGCCGGGAGCGTCGCGTGAAGTCGATCCAGGCGCGCCTGAGCCTGGGCCTGGTGGCGGTGCTGGTGGTGGTTGGCCTGGTGCTGGCACAGCTGACCTTGTGGTTGTTCGAGGTCGGCCTGCAGCGCTACCTGGAAAACGGCCTGCGCAAGGAAAGTGAAAACCTGCTGGTGGCCCTGGTGCGCGGGCCTTCCGGCCTGCAGCTGGATGAGCGGCGGATCTCGGCCGCCTACCAGCGGCCGTTTTCCGGCTACTACTTCCGCATCGATTTCGATAAAGGCACCTGGCGTTCCCGCTCGCTGTGGGATCTGGATATGCCCAAGCCCGCCGTGCCGGGCCTTTCCGACAGCCACGAACTCGGCCCGGAAGGCCAGCAACTGCTGGCCCTGCGTGCCGACTACCGGCGCCTGGGCCAGGACATCTCGATCAGCGTGGCACAGGATTATTCGCCAGTACGCGAAGGTTTTCGGCGCCTGCAACAGATCGGCCTGGGCATGGGCCTGGTGGCGCTGATCCTGGTGCTGGTGTTGCAGCGCATCACCGTGACCCGCTCGCTGCGGCCACTGGAGCGGGCACGCCAGCAGATCGCCCAGTTGCAGCAGGGCCAGCGCTCGCAGCTGGACGCCGAAGTGCCCAGCGAACTGGCGCCGCTGGTGGGGCAGATCAACCATTTGCTGAGCCATACCGAAGACAGCCTGCGCCGCTCGCGCAATGCCCTGGGCAACCTGGGCCACGCGCTGAAGACGCCGCTGGCGGTGTTGCTGAGCCTGGCCTCCAGCGAGCGCCTGAAGGACCTGCCAGAGGTTCGCGCGCAGCTGCGCGAGCAGCTGGAACAGATTCAGCAGCGCCTGGCGCGTGAGCTGAACCGTGCGCGGCTGGCGGGGGATGCGCTGCCAGGCGCGCAGTTCGATTGCGATGTCGAGCTGCCGGGGTTGCTGGGGACGCTGGGCATGATCCATGGCGAGGGCCTGCTGCTGGCCAGGGATGTGCCGCCCGGGCTGCTGCTGCCGTGGGACCGCGAGGATTTCCTGGAACTGCTCGGCAACCTGCTGGACAACGCCTGCAAGTGGGCCGACAGCGAGGTGCGACTGGGTATTGCGCCGAGTGCCGAGGGCTACCAGGTGTGGGTCGATGACGATGGCCCCGGTATCCCCGAGAGCCAGCGGCAACAGGTGCTGGAGCGCGGTTCGCGGCTGGACGAGCAGGTTGACGGGCACGGCCTTGGCCTGGGCATCGTGCGCGACATCGTCGAGGCCTGGGGCGGGCGCCTGGCGCTGCAGGATAGCCCCTTGGGCGGGTTGCGGGTAAGCATCGACTTGCCGCGCAAGGCTCGATAACGTCGGGGCCCTGTGGGAGCGGGTTTACCCGCGAACACCGGCGCAGCCGGTGCCATGCACCGTGTTGGATTCTTCGCGGGTGAACCCGCTCCCACAAGTTGCGCGGCGCGCCTGAGAAATGTGCTGGCCATATCACCACTGCAAAAAAATTGCAGTACAGGCGCATTTTTTTGAATTGGCCCAATCTCACCCCGCCCGGCAAACTCCCCCCACGAAACCCTGCGGTTTCCATCTCTCCACGGACGGAGCCCCTTGTGCTATTGCAACCGCAATACGAGGCCCAGGCCAACTCGGATGGGCTTTCTTTTTAACCAGAAAAACCACAGATTCCGATTACCTACATGTCTGCCTCGCGTTCCGAAAGTCGTCTGCAGCGGCTGTTGCCAGCGCCCCTGAATATTCCCCCCAAAGAATGGTTGCGTGCCGGTATCGGCGCGCTGCTCGGCCTGTTCCTCGCCGGCTGGCTGACCAGCATGGCCTATGGCCCCGGCATCGCCTTGCACCTGCTCGGCCCGCTGGCGGCTTCGGCCGTACTGGTGTTCGCCGTGCACTCCGGCCCGTTGGCCCAGCCCTGGCCTGTGCTGGGCAGCTACGCAGTGGCCGGCGTGGTCGGCCTGGCCATGCGTCAGGGCTTCGGCCCGGAACTGTGGGTGGCTGCCGTCGCCCTGGGCATCTCGATCCTGGTGATGTGCCTGCTGCGCTGCCTGCACCCACCGGGTGGCGGGGTGGCGGTGAGTGCGGTGCTGGCCGACGCGGGGCTGACCGCCATGGGCGACCACCTGCTGGAGCCGGTGCTGCTCAACGCGCTGATCCTGGTAACGGTGGCGATCCTCTACAACCGCCTCACCGGCGTGCGCTACCCGAAAAGCGTGGTGCCGCGCAGGGACCTGCACCACACCCATGACCCGCTGCCCAGCGAGCGGGTTGGCATCCGCGGGGAAGACCTGGACCAGGCCCTGGAAGAACTGGGCGAGTTCGTCGACGTCACCCGTGACGAACTGGAACGCATCATCCTGGCCACCGAGCAACACGCCCTGCAGCGCAGCCTCGGCGGCATCACGGCCGCGTCGGTGATGTCCCGCGACGTGCAGTTTGCCACGCCCGATACCACCCTGGAGCAGGCCTGGAAGATGCTGGCCAGCCACCACCTGAAAACCCTGCCGGTGCTGCAACAGGGCAAGCTGGTGGGCATCGTCAGCCTCAGCGACCTGGTCGGCCCGGCCATGCAGCGTGGCCGCTTCGGTTGGCGCGGGTTGTTCGGCCGCAAGGTGGTGCGCATGGAGCAAGTGATGAGCCGCCGGGTAATCAGCGTCAGCAGCCAGCATCCGCTGGAGCGCTTGCTGCCATTGCTGTGCGAGCAGGGCCTGCATTGCCTGCCGGTGCTCGATGCCGACCAGTTGGTGGGGGTGATCACTCAGACCGACCTGATCGCCGGCCTCAAGCGCCAGCTGCTCAGCAAAGCCGAGGTTTCAGATAACCGGGTCCCAGCGTTGTGACCAGTCGCTGGCGCCGGCGGCCACCAGCCGGCGCAGGATGGCGAAGGCCTGTTGCAGGGCTTCGCTGTCGCGTTTGCGCGGGTACACCAGGAAGGTCGGGTAGGTGAACTCTGGTGCCTGCGGTACCCGCTCGAACACCCCGCAGTCCAGATAGGCCTGCACCACCCGCGTGCGGAAGTAGCCACTGCCGCCCTGGTCGAGTATGAACTGCAAGGCCAAAGGGCCCAGGTTGAAGCTCAGCGCCGGGCGCGCACAGTCGGGCAGGGCGGCATCGTGCTGGCGACGGAAGGCCTCGCCCCAGTCGATATAGATGTACGGGTCTGGCTGGTCGACCCGGCGCACACGTATCAGCTTCTCCTCCATCAACTGCTCCACCTGCAGGCCCGGACCGTAGGTCGGCTGGTAGACCAGCGCGGCGTCCAGCAGGCCCATCTCGACCTTGCGCAGCAGCGATTCGCCGTCGCTCACCTCGCTGCGGATGGCATGGCTGGGCAGCTCGCGGTGCAGGGCACTGACCCAGTCGAGCATCATCGGGTTGCCCAGGCTCACCTCACCGCCCACGTGCAGCACTTGCTGGCAGCCTTCGGGCAGCGGCAGGTCGCGGCGCGCCGCTTCCCAGGTTTGTACCATCTGGTTGGCGTAACTGACGAATGCCTCGCCATCGCTGGTCAGGCTGGCGCCGTTACGGCTACGCACGAACAGCTGACAGCCCAGTTGCTGCTCCAGGCGCTGCACCCGTGCGGTGATCGCCGTCTGGGACACGAACAGGCGTTCGGCGGCGGCGACCAGGCTGCCGCAACGCACGATTTCCAGGAAGGTACGGGCCTGATCGATGTCCATGAGCTGCTCGGTGGCTGAAGGGGTGGCCTATTCTAGAAGCTTTGCACCGTTGTGGGGCGTTCTCTGCAAATTTGCAGGTCGGTTGTGACTTTAGTCCCATGGCGGCGCGGGTGTAGCGGTCCATACTCAAGTTTCGCCCTTCAATAACAACAAGTACCGGGTTTCCTACGATATGAGCTACCAGCACAGCTACGCCCATTCCATTTCCGACCCTGCCGCGTTCTGGGCGGAACAGGCCGCACGCCTGGCCTGGCACCGCAAGCCTGCCCTCACGCTGCAAGACAATGTCGACGGCACCCACCGCTGGTTTGCCGATGGCCGCCTGAACAGCTGCTACCTGGCCCTCGATCACCAGATCGAGCAGGGCCGTGGCGAGCAGTTGGCGCTGATCTACGATTCGCCGGTGACCGGCGTACAGCAGGCCTACACTTACCATCAGCTGCGTGACGAAGTGGCGCGTCTGGCCGGTTTGTTGCGCCAGCTGGGGGTGAACAAGGGCGATGGCGTGATCATCTACATGCCCATGGTGCCGCAGGCGGCCATGGCCATGCTGGCCTGCGCGCGGATTGGCGCAGTGCACTCGGTGGTGTTCGGTGGCTTTGCCGCCAACGAGCTGGCCTTGCGCATCGACGATGCCCGGCCGACGCTGCTGCTGACGGCGTCCTGCGGGCTGGAGTTCGACCGGGTAATCGAATACAAGCCGCTGGTCGACCGAGCCCTGCAACTGGCCCGCCACCAGCCGCGCAACGTGCTGGTGCTGCAGCGGCCGCAGGCGCGTGCCCAGTTGCAGCCAGGCCGTGACCTGGACTGGCAGGCGGCATTGGCCAAGGCCGAGCCGGTGCCACCGGTGGAACTGGATGCGGGCGACCCGCTGTACATCATGTATACCTCTGGCACCACCGGCAAACCCAAGGGCATCGTGCGGGAAAACGGCGGCAATGCCGTGGCACTGTGCTACGCCATGCGCCATATCTACGGCATGCAGGCCGGTGATGTGTGGTGGGGCATATCCGACGTGGGCTGGGTGGTTGGCCATTCACTGATCGTCTATGGGCCGCTGATGAGCGGCTGCACCACGGTCTTCTACGAAGGCAAGCCGATCCGTACCCCGGATGCCTCGGCCTACTGGCGGGTGGTGGAGCAATACAAGGTCAACGCGTTGTTCTGCGCGCCCACCGCCATGCGCGCCATCCGCAAGGAAGACCCGGAGGGTGAGCTGATCCGCAAGCACGACCTGAGCTCGCTGCGCCAGTTGTTCCTGGCGGGCGAAAAACTGGATTCCAGCACCCACGAATGGCTGGAACGGGTCAGTGGCAAGCCGGTGCACGACCATTGGTGGCAGACCGAGACCGGCTGGCCGGTCACCGCGCCCTGTGTGGGGCTGGAAGGCAGCGCGGCGAAGCCGGGGTCGAGCAACCGGGCGGTGCCGGGCTATAACGTGTGCGTGCTGGATGACGAGGGCCACTTGCTGGGGCCTAACCACCAGGGCTCGATCGTCATCGCCCTGCCATTGCCGCCCGGGTGCAGCCAGACGCTGTGGGGCGACCACGAGCGTTACCTGCAGGCTTACCTGCGTACCTACCCGGGGTATTACCACACCGGCGATGGCGGCTATCTGGACGAAGACGGCTTCGTCTACATCATGGGGCGCACGGATGACGTGATCAACGTGTCCGGGCACCGGCTGTCCACCGGCGAGATGGAGGACCTGGTGGCGCGCCATCCGGCGGTGGCCGAGTGCGCGGTGATTGGCGTGCATGACGAGATCAAGGGGCAGGTGCCGTTGGCCCTGGTGGTGCTCAAGGATGGCGAGGGCATTGCCGAAGCGCAGCTGCTGGTGGACCTGGTGGGCAGCGTGCGCGAGGAGATTGGCGCATTGGCGTGCTTCAACCGGGTGCGGCTGGTGAAGCGCTTGCCCAAGACCCGCTCCGGGAAGATTCTGCGGGCGGTGCTGCGCAAGATTGCCGACGGGCAGGACTATGTACCGCCTTCGACCCTGGATGACCCGGCGGTGCTGGGGGAGATCGAGGCGGTGCTGGCGGATTTGCCCAGGGCGGGTTGATGTTTTGACTTGCCGGCCTCTTCGCGGGTAAACCCGCTCCCACAGGTATTGCACAGCCCTCAAGGCCTGTGACATCCCTGTGGGAGCGGGTTTACCCGCGAAGAGGCCGGCCCAGGCAATACAGTTCTAGGGCCCTACCTGATGCAGCTGCCCCAACCGGCTACGGGTACGCATCAGGTCGGCAAGCGGCCCGCCCAGGCTCTCTTCCAGTGGGCGTCTGCCGATCACCATCACCTGCCGATCCTGGTCATACAGCACATCCACCAGGTTGACGAAGCGCTGCTGCGCCGCCAGCGAACATTCCGACAGGTCATCCAGCCCATCGATGATCCACTCATCGTACTGCCCGGCCAGCACCAGGTAGTCGATCACTGCCGTGGCCTTTTCGCAAAGGTCGTCAAAGCCCAGCACGACCCGCCGACCATCGACGGCCAGTGCGCGCAGCGGGCGCTTGTTCACTTCCAGCATCACCGGTTGCGGTTCGGGCACATTCAGCGCCTGGCGCTGCGCTGCATTGCCCGGCCAGACATAGTGACCCCGGGTAAAGCGCTGATGCTCGCGGTTGGCCGGCAGGCTGCGGAAATCGGTATCGCCACCCACTTCAAGCACTTCCATCGCGCTGTTGATCAGACGAATCACCGGCAGGAACCGCTCGTGGTACAGCGGGTTGGGCAGCAGCCCTTCGGGAGCATAGTTGGACGTTACCAGCAGGAACACGCCGCGGCTGAACAACGCATTGAACAGCCGGGTGAGCAGCATGGCATCGCCAATGTCGTGCACATGGAATTCGTCGAAGCACAGCACCCGACAATCGCCCACCAGCTCGTCGAGGGCCGCGCCCAATGCGTCGTCCAGCGCCCGGTGGCGGTGCACTGCCTGATGCAGGCGGGCAAAGAAGTCATGGAAGTGCAGGCGCCGCTTGGCCTGCACCGGTACGGCCTGGAAAAAACCATCGAGCAGCCAGCTCTTGCCGCGGCCCACCGAGCCGTACAGGTACAGGCTACGCGGCTGGCCTTGTTCGAGCTGCGCCAGTTGTTCGGCCATGCAGTGGATCACCCGGCGTTGGCCGTCGCTAAGCTGGTAACCGCGGCTGTGCGCCTTGTCCTCGAACCAGCCGAGCAGTTCGCTCTGGTTGGCGGCGGCGCCGCGCAGGCGTTGGCCAAGCTGGCGTAGCGGGGTAGGGATCCAGGCAGGCAAAAGCAAAGCTCCTTGGGCGATGGCGGGGTAGCGTGCAGCTTGCCCGAGGGCGGCCATTTTGACTAATACAGAAAGTGCGCGGCAATGATCGCCTGACGAGATAGGTAGGCCATGCAGGCGTACAGTAAAGGCAGGAACCGATGCGAGGAGGGCGAGCCATGCACACCGATCTTGATCTGGAGCGTTTCGTCGAGGCGCAGAACCCTGTGTATGGCCAGGTGATGGAGGAGTTGCAGGCCGGGCGCAAGCGCAGCCACTGGATGTGGTACGTGTTCCCGCAACTCGATGGCCTGGGCCACAGCGCCATGGCCGAACGTTATGCGCTGGCCGGCATCGACGAGGCCCGGGCCTACCTGGCTCATCCGCTGCTTGGCCCGCGCCTGGAAGCCTGCGTGACCGCACTGCTGCAGCACGGCGACAAGAGTGCCCGCGAAATCCTCGGTAGCCCCGACCATCTCAAGTTGCGCTCGTGCCTGACCCTGTTCGCCCGGGCAGCGCCTGACAATCCGTTGTTCCAGTTTGCGCTGGTGCAATTCTACGACGGTGAGCCGGACGCCCTGACCTTGGCCATGTTGTCGGGTTAGCTCAGGGCTTGTGCTGAAGCTGGCGTTCGATCATGTACTTCACGGCCAGCCGGCGCTCCTTCAGGCGGCGCAGGTCTTCATCCTCGAAGTTGCCCGCCGAGATCGACTCGGCGGCCAGCACCTGGTTGTCGATGTCCATGTACTCGTCCAGCAGCCGGTCCAGCTCCCTGTCCTCCTGACGGCGCTGCTGGACGATTTCGCGCGGGTAGTGCAAGTCCTGGTAAAGATCGTGGGAAACAGGCATGGGGTCCTCCTTGGTCGATGCAGTTGGCTCATCTGATTGGAAGGGAGGAATGCGAATGTGTTGAAGCGAAGCGGGGAGAAAACGACGGATGGTCGCTGCGCCAACCGCGAAAATGACTAACTCGCTGTTTTTTGGTAATTTTTTTTCATCAGGGGGTTCACAGACCGAAAGTTTGTTGTTAAAGTGCCGCGCATTCCAAGACAACAACCCAGTTGTCACTCAGTTGGAATTGTCAGAGCAGCAAACGCTGCATCCGATACAGGGGCGTCGCCAAGCGGTAAGGCAGCAGGTTTTGATCCTGCCATGCGTTGGTTCGAATCCAGCCGCCCCTGCCATTTTCCTGCTTCAAACGTATCTCGGTCCGGTGCTTGGAAAGACAAGCGCTGGGCTTTGTCGTTTCTGTCTTTTGCATCCATATGCAGTCCTTCCCCCCGCTTTATCACTAATACAAAAAAAGTGGCTTGATGCCAGCACCGTGATGCCACCTCACTGCTACGCTCAGTTCAGCAGACTTCGACAAGGATAATAAGGTGACGGAGCGTTCCCTGGCCGCCCTGTTGGGCCTTATGTTGAGCAGTGGTGCCATGGCGACGGACTTCCTGGTGGAGGTACGGGTGCTGGTGCAGCGCGGCTGCATGCTGGTCAACCAGCCCCGCGATGCCGGTGCACAGGCGCTGGGGCGGATCGACATGGGCGCTGCTGCGCGGCTGGATGGCCCTGGCGCGCCGCTCAGCGGCGTTCTGTTGAGCCAGCGCCCGCCACGCCTGGAGTGCAATCCCGACACCCCGTACCAGGTCCGCGTCGACGGTGGTCAGCATGGCGGCGTCGGCGAGCTGCGTTTCCTGGCCAGCGACGATGACAAGGCCAGGCCCATCCCTTATCGCCTTTACCGCGACGCCGCCTGGCGCGAACCGTTGGCGGTGAATGTGGCGCATTCGGCGCGGGTGCCGGACAGCGGCTCGGTCGAGCTGCCGCTGTATGCACGGATCGACAAGCTGGCCTGGGTACCGCACGCAGGTAGGTATGCCGACCTGCTCAAAGTCACCGTCACCTGGTAGGGATGCCAACATGCACAAGGACGCGACCCCATGAACCGCACCTCGATCCTGCTGCTTACCTTGGGCCCGCTGCTGGTGCCCGGCGGTGCCGCGCATGGCACCAGCACCGGTTTCATCCAGGCGCGGCTGGTAATCAGCGCGGCTTGCCAGGTCAGCAGCAACGAGACGCAACCGACAGTGGTGGGCAACCCGGGGGTGCTGGACTTCGGCGAGCGCGGTCCGCACTGGGACCAACCGCTGCGTAGCCAGGTCGATGATGTGAGCGGCGAGGGCAGCCTGCAGATCAGCTGCACGCCCGAAGTGCGGGCGTTCAACGTGCGTATCAACGGTGGCCTGAATGGCAGTGACGGCATACGGCGCCTGAGTAACGGCCGCGAGCTGATCCCCTATCAGCTGGCGATCGACCCGGGCGGCAACAGCCGCTACGGCATCGGCCAGGCGCGTGCCTTCACCATCAGCAGTACCCGGCAGATACCGATCCCCATCTACGGTGTGGTAGTGGCGCAACCGCGCGCGCTGCCGGCCGGGCTGTACCGTGACACCCTCAGGGTGACCCTGGACTGGTAACGACGCAAGGAGACTTCGATGCGAATGAACCTCTCACGCTGCATCCTCGCCGGTCTGGGCCTGGCGCTGGCTTCCCAGGCCCAGGCCGCCACGACCGGGACCATCGACTCGACGCTGACCTTGACCGCGGCGTGCCAGGTCAATGGCAGCTCAGGCACCTCGGGGGTGAGCTTTGGTACCCTGGACTTCGGCACCAAGGATGCCCTGTTCACCACTGCCGACGCCCAGGTAATCGGCGGCGGCGGAGGGGCGATGAGCATTCTCTGTTCGGCCGGCACGGTACCGGTGATCCGTGTCAGGGGCGGCCTCCACGATGGCCAGTCGGCCGGGGGCAACCGTGCGCTGGCGGATGGCGCCGGCAACTTCGTGCCGTATGACTTCTACACCGATGCCGGGCACACGCAGGTGCTGGCCATCGACGGCACCATCACCTTGCCGACCAGCAGCGGCGCGGCCCAGACCGTCAACCTGTATGGCCAGGCGCGTGGCAAGGCCGGCCTGCCGGCGGGGGCGTATACCGACACAGTGTCCGTCGAGCTGTCGTTCTGAGTCATGCGCAGCTGGCTGGCGGGCGGCCTGAGCGGCCTCGGCGTGCTGCTGGCCGCACCTCTGGATGCGGCGACCACCAGCAGTTTCATGGTGACGGC
This genomic interval carries:
- a CDS encoding DUF1289 domain-containing protein; the encoded protein is MSNKSIKTPCVGLCSTVYGDTVCRGCKRFHHEVIHWNGYDDAQKRAVWLRLEQLLVQVMMAKLEVFDKGLLRQQLEQRSIRFVEQQSEYCWAYQLIARGARMIRDLEAYGMVLLPEFRDWELPQLRDAIDREFFLLSEAHYQRYIAPGFLRDALEAGQG
- the queD gene encoding 6-carboxytetrahydropterin synthase QueD gives rise to the protein MEIFKEFTFESAHRLPHVPAGHKCGRLHGHSFKVGLHLTGPLDPHTGWIRDFAEIKAIFKPIYEQLDHNYLNDIPGLENPTSEVIAKWIWDQVKPLLPELSKVRIHETCTSGCEYTGD
- a CDS encoding patatin-like phospholipase family protein — translated: MSAIHIKYPALTFKAGQRAMRQIRERGLQAADVGVLPGAAGGPKPLGIQGLDLALFGEWLPSAPRQRALIGASIGAWRFASACLEDPVAGIRRLGELYTEQDFAKGVTPAEISRSCQHMLDDLLQGRDGQLLANPHYRLNILVVKSHGQLAHDHRGRLGLGLGSVIASNLLGRSRLARHFERIILHDGRAAPPLDTLTDFPSRCLPLDLANLRHALLASGSIPMVMEGVKDIPGAGAGTYRDGGLLDYHLDLPYRGDDLVLYPHFTDKVVPGWFDKALPWRKGDATRLQNVLLMTPSPQYLAALPYGKLPDRNDFKRFMGDAPGRRRYWYKAIAESQRLGDELLELIATGRLHERLQAL
- a CDS encoding PepSY domain-containing protein, producing MKPLTALFTVAAALALGAHSAIAKDVQPDEVVKLVNAKTVKSLDELKAAAVAKHPGATVTDSELEDEYGRYIYKVELRDTQNVEWDVALDARTGEVLKDERDN
- a CDS encoding PepSY domain-containing protein, which encodes MIHLPRPARYLALALLAVCSLAVARDLDQDEALELRQKGIILPLEHLLETALGRHPGARLLEAELEEDDGRYEYEVEVLTAEGVVREIKLDASSGALLKDEEDD
- a CDS encoding response regulator transcription factor: MRLLLVEDNVPLADELTAGLQRQGYAVDWLADGRDAVYQGQSEPYDLIILDLGLPGLPGLEVLAQWRAAGLVTPVLILTARGSWAERIEGLKAGADDYLSKPFHPEELQLRIQALLRRARGLANQPTLEAAGLQLDESRQCVNRDGVDIQLTAAEFRLLRYFMLHPQQILSKSHLAEHLYDGETERDSNVLEVHVNHLRRKLGRSVIETRRGQGYIYAGSVA
- a CDS encoding ATP-binding protein produces the protein MKSIQARLSLGLVAVLVVVGLVLAQLTLWLFEVGLQRYLENGLRKESENLLVALVRGPSGLQLDERRISAAYQRPFSGYYFRIDFDKGTWRSRSLWDLDMPKPAVPGLSDSHELGPEGQQLLALRADYRRLGQDISISVAQDYSPVREGFRRLQQIGLGMGLVALILVLVLQRITVTRSLRPLERARQQIAQLQQGQRSQLDAEVPSELAPLVGQINHLLSHTEDSLRRSRNALGNLGHALKTPLAVLLSLASSERLKDLPEVRAQLREQLEQIQQRLARELNRARLAGDALPGAQFDCDVELPGLLGTLGMIHGEGLLLARDVPPGLLLPWDREDFLELLGNLLDNACKWADSEVRLGIAPSAEGYQVWVDDDGPGIPESQRQQVLERGSRLDEQVDGHGLGLGIVRDIVEAWGGRLALQDSPLGGLRVSIDLPRKAR
- a CDS encoding HPP family protein, yielding MSASRSESRLQRLLPAPLNIPPKEWLRAGIGALLGLFLAGWLTSMAYGPGIALHLLGPLAASAVLVFAVHSGPLAQPWPVLGSYAVAGVVGLAMRQGFGPELWVAAVALGISILVMCLLRCLHPPGGGVAVSAVLADAGLTAMGDHLLEPVLLNALILVTVAILYNRLTGVRYPKSVVPRRDLHHTHDPLPSERVGIRGEDLDQALEELGEFVDVTRDELERIILATEQHALQRSLGGITAASVMSRDVQFATPDTTLEQAWKMLASHHLKTLPVLQQGKLVGIVSLSDLVGPAMQRGRFGWRGLFGRKVVRMEQVMSRRVISVSSQHPLERLLPLLCEQGLHCLPVLDADQLVGVITQTDLIAGLKRQLLSKAEVSDNRVPAL